One Phosphitispora fastidiosa genomic window carries:
- a CDS encoding type II toxin-antitoxin system Phd/YefM family antitoxin, protein MSDTTKVITATEFKTNLGKYIDYVIANNEVVITKNSKKAVRLTPYITEIERYFTVKENALDYQYGGKKVSYEEFMEIYEKSELRMEYINGEIVLLGSPNTFHQDISGNLHIHLRAYLKDKKCKVFYAPFDVHFYKKDLNTPDVMQPDLLIACDLEGTVNEEGRYMGTPTLCIEILSKSTRSKDMVDKLNTYMLSGVREFWIVDPKKHSVLVYGFKDYDIDEYSSYKVGDTLVSYFFEGLEITVNEIFEA, encoded by the coding sequence ATGAGTGATACAACAAAAGTTATTACAGCAACAGAATTTAAGACAAATTTAGGCAAATACATTGATTACGTTATTGCAAACAACGAGGTTGTTATTACGAAAAACAGTAAAAAGGCCGTAAGACTTACACCGTATATTACAGAAATCGAACGGTATTTTACGGTTAAGGAAAATGCTTTGGATTATCAGTACGGTGGTAAGAAGGTATCATATGAAGAATTTATGGAGATTTATGAGAAAAGCGAGCTCAGAATGGAATACATCAATGGTGAAATAGTTCTTTTAGGCTCCCCTAATACCTTCCACCAGGATATTTCCGGGAACCTGCATATCCATCTGCGGGCATACTTAAAAGACAAGAAGTGCAAGGTTTTTTATGCGCCTTTTGATGTTCATTTTTATAAAAAGGATCTCAATACACCTGATGTAATGCAGCCCGATTTATTGATTGCATGTGATTTAGAGGGTACTGTTAACGAAGAAGGTCGATATATGGGTACACCCACGCTCTGTATTGAAATTTTATCAAAAAGCACCCGCTCAAAGGATATGGTAGATAAGCTCAATACGTATATGTTATCCGGTGTGAGGGAATTCTGGATTGTCGACCCGAAAAAGCATTCAGTTCTGGTATATGGCTTTAAGGACTATGATATTGACGAATACAGCAGCTATAAGGTTGGAGATACCCTGGTTTCTTACTTTTTTGAAGGTTTAGAGATTACAGTCAATGAAATATTTGAAGCTTAA
- a CDS encoding DUF7010 family protein produces the protein MSYDNESHHSIFVVPINLLLVGAVVLYREIWFFPASMIVVGSHYLPFITLYGMKMFGVLATLLILGGTGLALYGPPVFSLGGWLTGLILIVFAFLGRLIVLKEEQ, from the coding sequence ATGTCGTACGATAATGAAAGCCACCATTCAATTTTTGTTGTGCCGATAAATTTACTTTTGGTTGGTGCAGTCGTCCTTTACAGGGAAATCTGGTTTTTTCCCGCATCTATGATCGTCGTCGGTTCCCATTACCTCCCCTTTATAACCCTATATGGGATGAAAATGTTTGGTGTACTTGCCACGCTACTAATATTGGGTGGCACCGGCCTCGCTCTATATGGTCCGCCGGTTTTTAGTCTAGGAGGCTGGCTAACAGGGTTGATTTTGATTGTATTTGCCTTTCTTGGCAGGTTGATAGTATTAAAAGAAGAACAGTAA